From Heteronotia binoei isolate CCM8104 ecotype False Entrance Well chromosome 3, APGP_CSIRO_Hbin_v1, whole genome shotgun sequence, a single genomic window includes:
- the DDX3X gene encoding ATP-dependent RNA helicase DDX3X isoform X7: MSHVAVESALGLDQQFAGLDLNSSDAQSGGGTASSRYIPPHLRNREASKQGFDGWNAGRDRDAYSSFGARSERGSGKSSFFGDRGNGSRGRFDDRGRGSDFDGVGSRGDRSGFGRFDRGGNSRWSDKCDEDDWSKPLAPSDRMEQELFSGGNTGINFEKYDDIPVEATGSNCPPHIESFSDVDMGEIIMGNIELTRYTRPTPVQKYAIPIIKDKRDLMACAQTGSGKTAAFLLPILSQIYTDGPGDALRAMKENGRFGRRKQYPISLVLAPTRELAVQIYEEARKFAYRSKVRPCVVYGGADIGQQIRDLERGCHLLVATPGRLVDMMERGKIGLDFCKYLVLDEADRMLDMGFEPQIRRIVEQDTMPPKGVRQTMMFSATFPKEIQMLARDFLEEYIFLAVGRVGSTSENITQKVVWVEELDKRSFLLDLLSATGKELLTLVFVETKKGADSLEDFLYHEGYACTSIHGDRSQRDREEALHQFRSGRRPILVATAVAARGLDISNVKHVINFDLPSDIEEYVHRIGRTGRVGNLGLATSFFNERNINITKDLLDLLVEAKQEVPSWLENMAYEQHHKGGSSRGRSKGRFSGGFGARDYRTSSSTAGSSFGSSRASSGRSGGGGGHGGSRGFGGGGYGGFYNSDGYGGNYNSQGVDWWGN, encoded by the exons ATGAGTCATGTGGCAGTGGAAAGTGCCCTCGGTCTAGATCAGCAG TTTGCTGGTCTAGACTTGAATTCCTCAGACGCGCAGAGTGGAGGAGGTACAGCAAGCA GCCGGTACATTCCTCCTCATTTGCGGAACAGAGAAGCCTCAAAACAGG GATTTGATGGGTGGAATGCAGGAAGAGACAGGGATGCATACAGTAGTTTTGGTGCAAGAAGTGAACGAGGTTCAGGAAAATCAAGCTTCTTTGGTGACCGTGGAAATGGCTCAAGGGGAAG ATTTGATGATCGTGGAAGAGGCAGTGACTTTGATGGCGTTGGCAGTCGTGGTGATAGAAGTGGCTTTGGAAGATTTGATCGTGGTGGGAACAGTCGTTGGTCTGATAAATGTGATGAAGATGACTGGTCCAAACCACTTGCACCAAGTGATCGTATGGAACA GGAGCTCTTCTCTGGTGGGAACACCGGCATTAACTTTGAAAAGTATGATGACATTCCAGTTGAGGCAACAGGCAGCAACTGCCCTCCACACATTGAAAGT TTCAGTGATGTTGACATGGGGGAAATTATCATGGGGAACATTGAGCTCACCCGCTACACTCGACCTACTCCAGTGCAGAAATACGCTATCCCTATCATCAAAGACAAGAGAGATTTGATGGCTTGTGCTCAGACAG GGTCTGGGAAAACAGCTGCATTTCTTCTGCCTATACTGAGTCAGATCTACACAGATGGTCCAGGTGATGCCTTGAGAGCTATGAAG GAAAATGGAAGGTTTGGACGTCGTAAGCAATACCCAATCTCACTAGTTTTGGCTCCTACAAGAGAACTGGCCGTGCAGATCTATGAAGAAGCCAGGAAG TTTGCATATCGTTCCAAAGTTCGCCCTTGTGTTGTCTATGGTGGTGCTGACATTGGCCAACAGATACGTGACTTGGAGCGTGGTTGCCACTTACTTGTAGCAACTCCAGGACGTCTGGTAGATATGATGGAGAGAGGAAAAATTGGACTGGACTTCTGCAA GTACTTGGTATTGGATGAAGCTGATCGTATGCTTGACATGGGGTTTGAACCTCAAATTCGTCGTATTGTTGAGCAAGATACTATGCCACCAAAGGGTGTCCGTCAGACCATGATGTTCAGTGCTACCTTTCCAAAGGAAATCCAG ATGCTTGCTCGTGACTTCTTAGAAGAATATATCTTTCTGGCTGTTGGCAGAGTTGGCTCTACATCTGAGAACATCACACAGAAAGTAGTGTGGGTGGAAGAGTTAGACAAACGGTCATTTCTGCTTGACCTCCTAAGTGCCACAG GCAAAGAATTGTTGACTCTGGTGTTTGTGGAAACTAAAAAGGGGGCTGACTCCCTGGAAGATTTCCTGTATCATGAAGGATATGCTTGTACAAGTATCCATGGTGATCGCTCCCAGCGAGACAGAGAAGAAGCATTGCACCAGTTCCGTTCAGGCAGAAGGCCCATCTTGGTTGCAACTGCT GTAGCTGCAAGAGGCCTGGatatttcaaatgtaaaacatgTCATCAACTTCGATTTGCCAAGCGACATAGAAGAATATGTTCATCGCATTGGCCGCACAGGACGTGTTGGAAACCTTG GTCTTGCCACATCATTCTTCAATGAAAGGAACATAAATATTACGAAAGACTTGCTAGACCTACTTGTTGAAGCTAAGCAAGAAGTGCCATCTTGGCTAGAAAACATGGCATATGAGCAGCATCACAAGGGTGGAAGTAGTCGTGGACGATCTAAAGG CCGTTTCAGTGGAGGGTTTGGAGCCAGAGACTATCGAACAAGCAGCAGTACTGCTGGCAGTAGTTTTGGTAGTAGCCGTGCAAGTAGTGGtcgcagtggtggtggtggtggccatgGAGGCAGCAGAGGGTTTGGAGG aggtGGCTATGGCGGCTTCTATAACAGTGATGGATATGGAGGAAATTATAACTCTCAGGGGGTAGACTGGTGGGGCAACTGA
- the DDX3X gene encoding ATP-dependent RNA helicase DDX3X isoform X2, whose translation MSHVAVESALGLDQQFAGLDLNSSDAQSGGGTASSRYIPPHLRNREASKQDSPSWDSRGGNGYMNGYDRDSRMNGYDRDRGVFGSRGGSGRDDRGFDGWNAGRDRDAYSSFGARSERGSGKSSFFGDRGNGSRGRFDDRGRGSDFDGVGSRGDRSGFGRFDRGGNSRWSDKCDEDDWSKPLAPSDRMEQELFSGGNTGINFEKYDDIPVEATGSNCPPHIESFSDVDMGEIIMGNIELTRYTRPTPVQKYAIPIIKDKRDLMACAQTGSGKTAAFLLPILSQIYTDGPGDALRAMKENGRFGRRKQYPISLVLAPTRELAVQIYEEARKFAYRSKVRPCVVYGGADIGQQIRDLERGCHLLVATPGRLVDMMERGKIGLDFCKYLVLDEADRMLDMGFEPQIRRIVEQDTMPPKGVRQTMMFSATFPKEIQMLARDFLEEYIFLAVGRVGSTSENITQKVVWVEELDKRSFLLDLLSATGKDCLGEFQHNSNGSGKELLTLVFVETKKGADSLEDFLYHEGYACTSIHGDRSQRDREEALHQFRSGRRPILVATAVAARGLDISNVKHVINFDLPSDIEEYVHRIGRTGRVGNLGLATSFFNERNINITKDLLDLLVEAKQEVPSWLENMAYEQHHKGGSSRGRSKGRFSGGFGARDYRTSSSTAGSSFGSSRASSGRSGGGGGHGGSRGFGGGGYGGFYNSDGYGGNYNSQGVDWWGN comes from the exons ATGAGTCATGTGGCAGTGGAAAGTGCCCTCGGTCTAGATCAGCAG TTTGCTGGTCTAGACTTGAATTCCTCAGACGCGCAGAGTGGAGGAGGTACAGCAAGCA GCCGGTACATTCCTCCTCATTTGCGGAACAGAGAAGCCTCAAAACAGG ATTCCCCCAGCTGGGACTCTCGTGGAGGTAATGGCTATATGAATGGATATGATCGTGACAGCCGGATGAATGGCTACGATCGTGATCGCGGTGTGTTTGGATCCAGAGGAGGATCTGGACGTGATGACAGAG GATTTGATGGGTGGAATGCAGGAAGAGACAGGGATGCATACAGTAGTTTTGGTGCAAGAAGTGAACGAGGTTCAGGAAAATCAAGCTTCTTTGGTGACCGTGGAAATGGCTCAAGGGGAAG ATTTGATGATCGTGGAAGAGGCAGTGACTTTGATGGCGTTGGCAGTCGTGGTGATAGAAGTGGCTTTGGAAGATTTGATCGTGGTGGGAACAGTCGTTGGTCTGATAAATGTGATGAAGATGACTGGTCCAAACCACTTGCACCAAGTGATCGTATGGAACA GGAGCTCTTCTCTGGTGGGAACACCGGCATTAACTTTGAAAAGTATGATGACATTCCAGTTGAGGCAACAGGCAGCAACTGCCCTCCACACATTGAAAGT TTCAGTGATGTTGACATGGGGGAAATTATCATGGGGAACATTGAGCTCACCCGCTACACTCGACCTACTCCAGTGCAGAAATACGCTATCCCTATCATCAAAGACAAGAGAGATTTGATGGCTTGTGCTCAGACAG GGTCTGGGAAAACAGCTGCATTTCTTCTGCCTATACTGAGTCAGATCTACACAGATGGTCCAGGTGATGCCTTGAGAGCTATGAAG GAAAATGGAAGGTTTGGACGTCGTAAGCAATACCCAATCTCACTAGTTTTGGCTCCTACAAGAGAACTGGCCGTGCAGATCTATGAAGAAGCCAGGAAG TTTGCATATCGTTCCAAAGTTCGCCCTTGTGTTGTCTATGGTGGTGCTGACATTGGCCAACAGATACGTGACTTGGAGCGTGGTTGCCACTTACTTGTAGCAACTCCAGGACGTCTGGTAGATATGATGGAGAGAGGAAAAATTGGACTGGACTTCTGCAA GTACTTGGTATTGGATGAAGCTGATCGTATGCTTGACATGGGGTTTGAACCTCAAATTCGTCGTATTGTTGAGCAAGATACTATGCCACCAAAGGGTGTCCGTCAGACCATGATGTTCAGTGCTACCTTTCCAAAGGAAATCCAG ATGCTTGCTCGTGACTTCTTAGAAGAATATATCTTTCTGGCTGTTGGCAGAGTTGGCTCTACATCTGAGAACATCACACAGAAAGTAGTGTGGGTGGAAGAGTTAGACAAACGGTCATTTCTGCTTGACCTCCTAAGTGCCACAGGTAAAGACTGTTTGGGAGAATTCCAACACAACTCTAATGGCTCAG GCAAAGAATTGTTGACTCTGGTGTTTGTGGAAACTAAAAAGGGGGCTGACTCCCTGGAAGATTTCCTGTATCATGAAGGATATGCTTGTACAAGTATCCATGGTGATCGCTCCCAGCGAGACAGAGAAGAAGCATTGCACCAGTTCCGTTCAGGCAGAAGGCCCATCTTGGTTGCAACTGCT GTAGCTGCAAGAGGCCTGGatatttcaaatgtaaaacatgTCATCAACTTCGATTTGCCAAGCGACATAGAAGAATATGTTCATCGCATTGGCCGCACAGGACGTGTTGGAAACCTTG GTCTTGCCACATCATTCTTCAATGAAAGGAACATAAATATTACGAAAGACTTGCTAGACCTACTTGTTGAAGCTAAGCAAGAAGTGCCATCTTGGCTAGAAAACATGGCATATGAGCAGCATCACAAGGGTGGAAGTAGTCGTGGACGATCTAAAGG CCGTTTCAGTGGAGGGTTTGGAGCCAGAGACTATCGAACAAGCAGCAGTACTGCTGGCAGTAGTTTTGGTAGTAGCCGTGCAAGTAGTGGtcgcagtggtggtggtggtggccatgGAGGCAGCAGAGGGTTTGGAGG aggtGGCTATGGCGGCTTCTATAACAGTGATGGATATGGAGGAAATTATAACTCTCAGGGGGTAGACTGGTGGGGCAACTGA